CAGGAAGGCTCGATGTCGGAAATCGACAATGACACCGTCGCCTATCACTATCACGAGCCGCTGGGCGTCGTCGGGCAGATCATCCCGTGGAACTTCTCGATCCTGATGGCGGCGTGGAAACTGGCCCCGGCGCTGGCGGCGGGCAACTGCATCGTGCTGAAACCGGCCGAACAGACCCCCTCCGCGATCATGGTGCTGATCGACGTGATCAAGGACCTGCTGCCGCCGGGTGTGCTGAACATCGTCAACGGCATGGGCCCCGATGTCGGCGCGCCGCTCGCGCGCTCGAACCGGATCGCGAAGATCGCCTTCACCGGCTCGACCGAGACCGGCCGCAAGATCATGCAATATGCGACCGAGAACCTGATCCCGGTGACGCTGGAGCTGGGCGGCAAGTCGCCGAACATCTTCTTTTCGGATGTGATGGCGAAAGATGACGCCTTCCTCGACAAGGCGGTCGAGGGTTTCGTTCTGTTCGCCTTCAACCAGGGCGAGGTCTGCACCTGCCCGTCGCGCGCGCTCATTCAGGAGGACATCTACGAAGAGTTCATCGCCCGCGCCATTGCCCGGGTGAAGGCGATCAAGCAGGGCGACCCGCGCCTGATGGAGACGATGGTCGGCGCGCAGGCCAGCCAGGAACAGCAGGACAAGATCCTGTCCTATCTCAAGATCGGCCGCGAGGAAGGCGCGCAGGTCCTGTGCGGCGGCGATGCGGCAAGCCTTGGCGGCGATCTGGCGAACGGCTTCTACATCCAGCCGACGATCCTCAAGGGTCACAACAAGATGCGGGTCTTCCAGGAGGAAATCTTCGGGCCGGTCGTGTCGGTGACCACCTTCAAGGACGAGGACGAAGCCCTGCATATCGCCAATGACACGATGTACGGCCTGGGCGCCGGCGTCTGGTCGCGCGACATCAACACCTGCTACCGCTTTGGCCGCCACATCCAGGCCGGG
This DNA window, taken from Rhodobacter capsulatus SB 1003, encodes the following:
- the adh gene encoding aldehyde dehydrogenase; the encoded protein is MANDMPHDFKGVMVSPFKPRYDNFIGGKWTPPVGGKYFDNITPITGEKICEVAASTAADVELALDAAHAAKGDWGTTSAAHRSNVLLKIADRLEQNLDLLAAAETWDNGKPIRETTAADIPLSVDHFRYFAGVLRGQEGSMSEIDNDTVAYHYHEPLGVVGQIIPWNFSILMAAWKLAPALAAGNCIVLKPAEQTPSAIMVLIDVIKDLLPPGVLNIVNGMGPDVGAPLARSNRIAKIAFTGSTETGRKIMQYATENLIPVTLELGGKSPNIFFSDVMAKDDAFLDKAVEGFVLFAFNQGEVCTCPSRALIQEDIYEEFIARAIARVKAIKQGDPRLMETMVGAQASQEQQDKILSYLKIGREEGAQVLCGGDAASLGGDLANGFYIQPTILKGHNKMRVFQEEIFGPVVSVTTFKDEDEALHIANDTMYGLGAGVWSRDINTCYRFGRHIQAGRVWVNNYHAYPAHAAFGGYKQSGIGRETHKMMLDHYQQTKNMLVSYNPNKLGFF